In the genome of Aedes aegypti strain LVP_AGWG chromosome 2, AaegL5.0 Primary Assembly, whole genome shotgun sequence, the window AACAATCGTCGCTTTACATTAACCTTTTCTTTACCAGTCAGACAGTCAGTGGAAGCAATCTCAGTTTGGTCCCCGAAACCAAACGAACGGGCAAAAATCTCATAAAACTTCAGTTCATGCCTCGTCCGCCTATACGTACATATGAGAGCGCATTCATAAATGCAAATGTCAAAGCCAGAGGTAATAAGCtggaattgaattaaattatgtCAAACATACGTCTTCAATTTATCCATCAAAGTGCCCAACCAACTCGGTTGAACGTAGCAAAGTAGGTACAATCAGATTTGCGCGCTTTGGCACAACAAATGGATAAACGAGCGAAGTGTGCCACTGATTTGCATCGCCGCTACATCTTTCCTCTACTTTGACTGAAAGGCAACAATGTATTATCCATCGCAAAAGTGGACTACAATTGGCTCATATTGAAATTGCTTTCCTTTGAAgtttggaagaaaaaaaaaattgtgcatttttataaccaagatttcaaaatttgtgatttgtgatttgtgatttttgtgATATTACCTTTTTCTTCTTCCTCATGCAAGCTTTCATTTCAATACACCGATAGCTAAATTTGTATATTCTCTACTAGAATGTCTCCATCGATTGATTGAATTTATGCAAACTTTGAATCTGCTCATTTCTTTgttacatttgaaatttttcatgaagctTTCTTTATTCCCCGTATGGtcctataactcgatatcgcgATACCCAATATTGGAATGGGTAGAATTGACTGTATTGTTAACTTGCTGTTAGAATCTTTCCAAATATGATAATAAATTATCATATTTGGCAAGATTCTGTTTATTGAAATACTTGTGAGTAAATGAAACCGATgaaatttagtactgtaccatttaattcttcTATAGTTTGTATCCTTCCTCTACTGTATAAGGCCGCCTCCATTCTCATCTACAAGACTCGACTGGAAGTCGAGtatatataataataaaaactCCAAGAAGGTTGCACTGAAAAGTAGTTATTCTCGTTTAAATTGTTGGTGCGAAACCTCAAACTATCAATCAGCTGGTGTTTGCCTTTCGTTGATTAAATAACCGCCGGATAGATTAACCATCATGAAAACCATTAAATAATTCCTAGACACATGCCACGTTCTTCTCAGTCATAAAAAGTGGTAATTGTAAAAGTCACCTTGCATTTCAAAATAAGCGTTTCGCCATGCAGTGGCAGCGAAAGGAGGCACGCTTTCTGATACAATCACTTCTCTATGATGCATTTTTATGACTTCTCCGCAAAAATGTTGTCCAATTACTTTCAGTAGAGCAGCGTTAAATGGGTACTATCCCACTTGGCCAGCTGCCAACATTAAAACCTGTATCGGAGAATTTATTGACTTTGCTCTGCAATTATGTAACATTTGCAAGAACAGGTTAACCCTTTGTCTGTATTCTGGGGGCGATGTGACTCGGAGCATTTTGAAGAGCAGTAACATTTTTGTTAGAGAAccgatttatgatttttttctcacaCGTTCGTGCGTTTACAGTTCTTTGCGTTGCATGTGGATGTTTtccaaatttattgaaaaaataggtTTCAGGGGAAGTTTTCTTGACAAAAATTTGACGTCTTTGATCATATTGACCCCAAATTCAAATCACGAGaaattctaattttcaaactgttttataaaataaatttaatttactttAATTGAAATTATCAGAAAATGCCTCCTCCACTAACCTACGATCCATTCCAATGAGGTTGATATCGATCGCAAAGCCAAAGAAAATTTGCAGCCGTGTGATGATAGTGCTGTTTATCTACACGATAGATCTCTTAATAGCACtttcgagtgcaatgttgaacagatAATTCGTACAGTAAGTCTCCTTGCTTAAATCCACCAAACGTCACAAATGAAGTTGACAACTTGTCTGCAAAACAAACACttgatttcaaaacatttagcgTTTCACTTATCACCTTAATTAGTTTGgacggaaaaccatgttcagacagtATCTGCCATAGCTCATTTCTTTTCGTAGAATCATATGCTGCCTTGAAAtaaataaacagatggtgagtttACAAATTAAACTCCCGacatttatctaggatcattcgcaagagaaacatctggtccgttgtcgagctgTCCTCACGAAACCCATTTTTTTAGTTGCCGATGAAGGACTCCTTGAGCGGTCTCAgtatattaacccctctaccagcagcttcatttttcaccactaaaaaatattcaaaacgcgataacttttttgtttcttgatattttttaatcattttttgcacaaactctcaaaaaactcttctagttttagaatctgagTCTATATTGATAATGGATCATCTAGAtcgggagatattccaaaattccttgggggaccgacgcgtagccataacccaggtgaatatctcaggctacataaTTTTTGTCGTATTGAGATTTTCACTTCttggaatgatacattaatgcgagtatgttgtgaaaaaatgaaacaatttggtGCATCTGTATTTGAGTAatgaacattcatgtttctCGCTGGACAaatgaagattttgaaaattctaaaaaacttcatatcgtaattttcagatttctccaagaatactgaaccgatttgaatatttttttcagagtagctccttattacctggcattgtatagaacacgtttttttataaattaaccaaaaacaaaatggccaccaaacacattttatatggaaaatgtcggtccaccaaggaacatcggaatatcttcaaaactagatcccaaataattaatatcgacacaaattcttaaacaagatgagttttttgagatcttgtaaaaaaatggtgcaaatatatcgagaaataaaaaagttatcgcgaattgaatatttatttagtggtgaaaaattaagctgccggtaTAGAGGTTAAATAAGATCCGCGtcagtattttgtacgccgaatttagCACCATAATCCCTCTGTAATTGGCGCACTTTAGTCTGTGTCCTTTCTTGTGAATTGGGCGTATGagaccatccaaccagccggtgggtaTTTAAttgtcctcccataccttcaaaagtactcggtggattgaccggtaaagctgctcacttccgtgcttgagaagctcgaccgggatctcgtcctttcTGGCAGCCTTACATGTCTTCAGCGCGCTGACAGCCTTTTAATCTCTTCTATGGTCGGTAGGTCTACAATTCGATAGTCATCATCTATGTTGACCTTgtttctcgctacatttccatttccaccgtTTAGCAACTGCTGAAAGTACTTCTTCCACCTGCCAGCCCCCGCCGTTTTAGcagtcagcaaattcccttcgtGATCATTGCACATGACAGGCACTGGGACGATATTGTGCCGCGTGCCATTGACTGTTGCAtgaaatctccgcatatcgttccggttcatgctatcCTTAGCTTCAGCTATCACACTTTCTGTCATGCTGCCTTTTTTTCTGCAGTGGATTCGCTTATCTTCAGCTCTCACTGCCATGTACCGCTTTCTGCTCTGCATGTCGGTACAAGTATACGGCTTTTAGCGACATTCTTCACTTctgtcattctctggcactcttcatcaaaCCAGCCGTTTCGCCTTCGTCATTAACCAGTGCCACAGCTTCGTGTTTAGGGTCCCATAGGCTGTTTGGATCTCCAGGGAGAACCTAGTAGGCTTCGCTCGCGAGTGAATGTGTTTTTAGTGACAGCACGCCTTTTTTACGATTGCATGAATTTGCAAACCTGAAGTATCGtggtgaatcgaaatccggacagtaccaatatccggacactccggtgaaattcattgaattaacgaaaaatataacattatcgtgtttaattttattcataaattctAGTTACAACAATTCCAAACATATTACTATCACTTAcaatctagttaccattgcccgataattattaaaaaaataaaaacagaaaCTTGCTGCTAAAGATAGACATCAATTTCTTGTAGTGGAAGTTGTTTTGATTATAGCGTCGTCGAGCCCATCATAAGTTTTAGCTGGCGATAATGTTtgcaaaaatgtaatatttacgAAGTGTTTCAGTGATATTGTGGACAGAAGGATAGCTTAACCATCCGGAAACACGGCAGTGGTGGAATATAGTATAAATATGCATTTCAAAGCATGAACATAGGCTGTCCGGGAAACTGTGCAAGTGTCGTTAAATCCGGACATCATAGTAAAGTTCTGTTATGTTTTTATGTAACAGAAGAAGTGTTTTAAGTGCTCGGATGACCTTTTATGCGGTAAAACACCAATATTTTGCTGTAGTTTGAACCACGAGCAGTTAATTCTGAATCTTGAGCTGCGGATGAGGTAAACGATGTTTTAATATGCatatttttcattcttttagGCAGCATAGATCACATGTTAATATGAAAAGCTTGTAAACGTTGCTATTAATTCAATGAGGGTATTATTGAATCAATATTATACGATTATTTCGTCACAGCAtgactgtccggattttgattccaaagtgtccggatttgaaaACAAAGCTTGcttcaggtgtccggatttaaggacacgATATGCCTTttcatttcaatgtttttcatggCATAATCGTTATTTTTACCATTAAATTGTTTGTTACTACAATGATTAAGTTTAGAACTGTTGGTAACATAAGGTGACTGCATTTAAATCTAAATGAAACACATGAAAATTGAAGTTTGAATAATTGCCTctgcttaagcgtccggatattgatgcagcacggtattcGCCGAATCATAATTTTTAGTACAAATTCGGAAGGTTAGTGTCATAACTGAGTGTGATAATGATCATGGTGAATCTTGGTATCTAAAGTAAGGGTTACAGTTGTAAGTAAGTAAGGGTgatgtattttaaaaaattactgtaactaaaataaaattaaagctttATAGGATGTGGCAGTGCAAACAACAATGCATTATTAATGCCCTGCTAAAAGATCGATGCCCTTCGTTGCTGTTTCTAAGAGCTGTGGTTTTCCAAACGTTCCAGTTTTTAGTGATATTATGCTACAACGCCTTGGCACGAAAGCTTGCAAATGCCACTGGAACCGGAACGATCATCTTTAACAACAGATACCCAATTCAGGGATCCGGTGGTGCGTAACATTAAAACCGTTGTCACAAAAAGGTCTGTATAAACATATATAACTTATTTGAAATagaagcatggaacgagctcaccaattgataatccatcatgataataaatcttcgagctgtttgatgtcgagtctagtacacgacactgaagacggccttacagttgaggtcgaaatacgcgtatctgtcacaggatacaaactctagtggaattaaatggtatagtactaaattcggtttttttcatctactgatAATCCTTCGTTAATAGATAATAAACTTCCGAATTATTCTTTTGCTAAGCCCTGTGAGTAATTCTTcgtgttttctacaaaaatttaaTTCCAAGTTTTAGTTAGCTATCCTGCCAGTCTAAACAAAGTGTGGTGGGTTTGAATTTCAACGGCTAAAAAGCAGACTCTGTCTCGGTAGGGAAGTTATGCtaagaagaagacgaagaagtCGTTTAAGGAGATCAAAGAAGAATATCTTCTGTGCTAGCGCCATCATGCGGTGAAGTATTGAACTAATCATTGTGTCCTTGTTGAAATCTATACCAAATATGGTATGATTTAATATAGGTATAACTGAGTGGTTCCTAACCTTTTAAAAATTGTAACCCCCTTTAAAATTCCACTAACTTTCCGCGGATCCCCAGTTCCAGAAATCGAAGTTAATGGAAATATCTTATTATGAACCAACATCTGTAATCCACCACagatacttaaaaaaaatcaagtctaGTACacagttgagatcgaaatacgcgtatatctgtcaaaggatacaaactctagtggaattagatggtatagtactaagCCCACGGCATTGGGCATTAAGACCACGTAGTAAGGAAGATTTCAACTCCCGCCACCAATTTGTTAAAGATATTCACAGTCATTCATCGATTCTTTGAACGATTTTCTCGAAGGTactcaaggatttcatcagattcaGCACAATTCTCACCAATAAATTTTCTTAAGCCATCACCAATCATTATTTCTGGAAGCAGCATTAAATacacagtattggacaatacatttgcaactttttaatattttccatacaaaattatcatttttggtAGACCAGATCTCAGTTATATATAGTCCGCTATAAATGAAGTATTCACATCacttcagacataacttgaattctaacacatatttttgaaaaaaattccgaCACAGCTCAGCAGAATTAATActttgactaaagtgaaattttcgaCAACAAATTATAAACGATTCATCTGAAAATAGGAAAGCATTACACAATAActatcttcagcaaacttgttcatcttgtcgaaatttaaaactttgctgaagatatcattcagatatttttacattttttaagttaagttaaatttgtcaaaaaaaaaacactatactgagtagccggctctgttccagtggggaagtgaatgccaagaagaagaagaagtaatatCCAATCCTAATGACCCAAAACACAGATAACGTTACATTTTATCAGCACAGACAGAAGGTTACAGTCGATCCtttgggaaaattgaaaaaaacatcTCTCTAACAGAGATCAAGAAATAATTACGAAATAGTAAAACTCGTGATATTACGTCCATCAAACATAACTAAATTTACattaacacaacaatttttattattaactCAGTCTACTTAACGCCACCGTCTTAGAACCATCCCCAATGCTTCTTCTTTTGCTTGATGTAGATGCTGACTGGCACTGGCTTCTCGACGTAGACCGGCTTGTGGATGTACACCGGGATGTGCTTCTCCACGTGGACGGCGTACGGCTTCGGCACTTCGACGTACTCCTTGTGCACCACTGGGACCTTAACTTCCACTGGGTATGGCACTGGCCGGTCAATATGCACCGGGATCTTCTTCTCGACGACAACCGGGACATGTTTCTCCACCAGAACCTTCTTCTCGATCTCTACGGCGTGGTGATGATCGTccgagtagtgtttgatgggagTCCACTGGCTGCTGTCGTACTGATGGATATCGTGGTGATGGCTATCGTAAGCATATGAATCGTGATGACCATAGCCCAGATCCCAAACACCACGTTTGTCCTTCTTCGAGGATTCGTCAACTGCCGAGGAGCAAGTAATGGCCAAAGCAACGCAAAACACCACGAAAGCCTTAGAACGGATGAGAAAGAACAAACATTAGAACGATtcttgaaattcttggaggtaaCCCTACTATCTCACCTTCATGATTGATGTTGCCAATTTGAACTAAGTTTGGCCTACACGCACTGGGTTGGAACGGTGGACTACAAGCGACTGATGCCTAACCAACCACCAGGGGACGGTTTTTATAATGCCTTAACTAGTGGGCCTTTTTTCCTCTGCCAGGATCAAAATGCTGATCAGGTACATTCGTATCGCGAAAACCGAGCGAAATCATTTCGTAAGTTCTGCCGCCGCTGCCATCGCCGCCGTTCAGGTTCGGTTCATTGCACTTTCGATTTCGTTCGGCCGTTTAAAACCTATAGTATATGGCGACAGGTTGTTATCGGTTGGTACCACTCTACTATGGGCCAGAAGTGACAATTTTGCGGCAAAACTTCAAGCACttccataataaacaaaaaatcaatctGGAAGTAATACAAGCTCAAATATACATGAAATCGTCTTGTTTGAACCCGCATAAACTGGAACCATATCAGTACATTTACCCGAACTATCCACAAGCACTCACAACAATATCTAAACAGTACCGTATAACACCCAAAGCAACAATAAACTAACAATACCGCGAACAGTTtttacaatctgggaaacagtaaatggacaaataacaatgtggggaataggcggttaagttatgtaaccatataaaaatggcaattttctcgaacaaatttttttgGAGACTGTTTGTCAAACTGTGCATATATTGTACATTTTTTGCCAAATCAATTGTAAGGCAAACAGTTTACAAACTATTTAACCATAACATTCTATTGAAAAGGAGTAATGTATGTATAATTATTCGTTTATGGTGATTTGTGGTATTTAAACCAAATACTGGACTGTTATGATACATTTATACCATTAGAGGAATTGCGATAAAATATTGTAGAGGATACAATGAAAAAAGTAAATGTGTAGAAACAAACGCACTTcaaatttaacaaatctgtacattttattcaacaaatattCATGATGTTCGAGGATGTATAAAATGTAACTGAtttaagtttgaagaaaattaagaCTACACATAGTACCTGTTTCCTTGcgtgttaaaaaaaatggcgAACACacttttatttagattttttattattgattgattttAAAGTTCACTCCACTCTTTTTTGTCTATATGGAATAAATTTTTACATCATATTGTCTGTGTGCCGAGTTAGTATGACTAgtattttcggcagctttgTTCTTTCCGTCACAGGAGGTTTTTTGTAAGCTATTGGACTAAAAACTTGCATCGATACTATTAGCATCTTACTGATGAATTTCGGAAGATTTTGTCGACAAAACCCCCTGTGACGAAGAGCACAAAACGACCATGAAAATCGATTCTAACTGGTTCCCCGAACCAGTAGTTTCTCTGTGCGGTAGCTTCATGCCGTTCTGGCACAATATAAAACACTTCCTGTAAGGATCCATCCTGCTGCTGAAGATCTAATGATACGCTCTGGTTGCGGAGACCGGAACGTGTCGCGTATCGGCTTGGAGGAGGTTGCCACGGAGGTGTTGTCGGTTCACATCTGCCTTTTACTCAGCGCCAGCATTGCGAATCCTTTGGGGGGGAGAGAAGAAATTTTGTCCCGTTGTAGGCCGATTTGAAACGGTTACTTACCAGCTGCAGTTCTGGATCCGGTACCGGATAATAATATAGATTTTGTAGCACAAAACAAGCAGAAATCAGAGTCTATATACATATAAACGCTAGCAGAAACCGGAGATGAAAATTTTGTGGCACCGCAaggatattttgtttttgtttttggcaCACAGGCATAGGAACACGCTAAAAAAACACCACGCAGGTGTAGTtttaaatttcgaaaaaaaaagttttttttcttctactcACCTTTACTGGAAAAGTTGAACAACacagttttgttgtttattacaCATGTATTTCTTTGGGATGTGCAATAAAAATTGTTCATGTTTTGTGCACTTGCGTGGTAGAGTCACGTAAAGTTATTTGgataaattaaatatttcattaatgTCCGACTTTAACACTACTAATTGGTTTTTTGTGAGCGTGTATAATAAAGGCTGCTCGCACAAACCAACCGTTTGCTGTAATGTATTGATTTGGTAATATATGGTAGAAGCGCAAATCATTCGGCAAATGGTGGCCTTATAGCTCCACTGTTTCTTACGAGTCTCAACCCCTATATAATTTTAACGTTTCCAGCCATTTTGAAATGATGTTACTATTTGATATGGATTACTCAAACCATTTTTAATAATCTAATGctttaaatttaatattgtcCAACATGAAAGCTACTGTTTGTGGAACATTAACCTTTACAGCTATAAGAAAATTATTGTTTGCAATGTATGGCAAACTgtgtttttctatgcgggaaTAGATAATGATGCATGCAGAATTGAATTGGATTGGTTCTttgttttttgtaaaaattgcaGCGGAATAAAATTAACATTTCCgtacgcctctcacgccgaggacctgggatcgaatcccatccccgagatagtcactaaaaatttcagttgtgacgacttccttcggaagggaagtaaagccgttggtcccgagataaactagcccagggctaaaaatctcgttaaaaaaaaaaaaacatttccgtGTGTCCTAAATACCAAATTAAGTGTCTCTAGATAATTACaggttgctgaatctaatgcTATCCTCAGTCCTGCTTAGTCGctcttagtcgacgactaagaagcttttctcagattttttcagaaatttacacccgaagttataaaaaaatgtaggtAGAGTGATAGATCTTTGCAAAACcaacaacaatctaacgcctCTTAAGACATTAGTAGAAATTTCCAACTTGTAACAACGCCCTGTTCACCTTATTTCATACAAAACTTTGCGAGATCAGGAGCATATAAccaccctgtaggacatcaatcaaTATTTacgtatcaacgccctggagtaatttgatcttttttttgtagatcaggtgcatcttgacgctctatcaaacatcaatttaaaattccaGGCTTATCAACGCCCTATATGATaccaatcgaaattgtcaagctacatcaacgccctgaagtaataTGACCTGGTTTCATGTAGATCAGCTGCAACTTTACTCCCTGTAAGACATCAATTGGGAATTTCAAGCTGAATCAACGCACTGAAGTAATTTGTACTTGTCTCACAGATTaactgcatcttaacgccctgtaaaacatcatttaaaaaataaaaactgtatGAACGCCCTTAATTAATTTGACCTTCTCCTATGTAAATCAAGTGCGTATAACGACCTGTgtgacatcaatagaaattacATGCTCTATTAACgcgctggagtaatttgacatgACTCTATGTCTAAGTGATCTGATCTCATTATATATATCAGGTATAACTTAACGTTGTATCAACGCACTGcagtaattttacttttttcccTTGAAGATTCGTTGcatcaattcaaaatttaagcTATATTAactccctggagtaatttgactttatcttATGTAGACtaagtgcatctttacgccctgcAGGATATCATTTAAAAATGTCAAGCTGTTTCcacgccctggattaatttgaccttatcctatgCACATCATATGCATCTTTATGCCCTGCATGACATCAATTGTACATTCcagagtgttttggaaagcccaaacaagatgcttcgttttcgggacgccgggagtttggttttttgtttcgcgtgttgtgttgggcagtgttttggaaagcccaaacaagacgcttcgttttcgggacgccgggagtttggttttcggttcgcgggttttgctgggcagtgttttggaaagcccaaacaagacgcttcgttttcgggacgccgggagtttggttttttgtttcgcgtgttgtgctgggcagtgttttggaaagtccaagcaagacggttcgttttcggggcgccgagacgttttgctgttcgcgctgtgtgagtgcgaaaagacattcgtgttcagtcgaggatggattaccaactggtgagctcgtttcatgcttatgataacacattttttatggaagcgttacttttttgtaatattcaatcaaactttgtatgattcgtcactacaagtgtcgtgttttatacaattctaataaacatataaaatttttgacattacttaaaatattttttgaagtgttcgacattatgaatgtcgacgtttattttaaaacttctaccaaagacttttcttcttgaggcataaatgttcaaaaatatttttatgtaatttacaaacaaactatgtatggttcgtcactacaaatgtcggcattattcctgtttcatataatttaaaataaacgcatatacttttctcttttcgccattaataaaaacttctatttgaatggtt includes:
- the LOC5576846 gene encoding uncharacterized protein LOC5576846 yields the protein MKAFVVFCVALAITCSSAVDESSKKDKRGVWDLGYGHHDSYAYDSHHHDIHQYDSSQWTPIKHYSDDHHHAVEIEKKVLVEKHVPVVVEKKIPVHIDRPVPYPVEVKVPVVHKEYVEVPKPYAVHVEKHIPVYIHKPVYVEKPVPVSIYIKQKKKHWGWF